A window of the Lolium perenne isolate Kyuss_39 chromosome 7, Kyuss_2.0, whole genome shotgun sequence genome harbors these coding sequences:
- the LOC139833505 gene encoding uncharacterized protein has product MPDNWNWGLPPYSREQPPELELPALKKEQEEKLEGLSKRLEEVERQRLSLQQEVTTKSNELSATAKRWLGELSALDRGLAAAFPEAQEEALAAVGRAREDRRQATGEQSSDCFTMDDYLASIAARVEPVTKLGWELRKAAEELVRLLWPTETLPEDLSNLIAWLDRAPDRFLDWKESATRAGADMALSFVLSWYNEVSLDQLEFRRADVEDKLPAENKTARLARACAIADFVDKSIFIADPNPPSDDEEEEAEDEEADDVLEDDPAAGSADAPPAGPGSAGA; this is encoded by the exons atgccggacaactggAATTGGGGGCTGCCGCCTTACAGCCGGGAGCAGCCGCCTGAACTG gaacttcccgccctcaagaaggaacaggaggaaaagctggagggtctgagcaagcggttggaggaggtggagcggcaacggctttcgctccagcaagaggtgaccaccaagtccaacgagctgtcggccaccgccaagcggtggttgggggaacttagcgcgctcgaccgcggcttggcgg cggccttccctgaggcgcaggaggaggcgttagcggctgttggcagggcgcgggaggatcgccggcaggccactggggagcagagctccgactgcttcaccatggacgactatctggcgtccatcgccgcccgcgtggagccggtcaccaagcttggctgggagctgcggaaggcggcggaggagctggtccgactgctgtggccgacggagacgctgccggaagatctctccaatctcatcgcttggctggacagggctcccgaccgcttcttggactggaaggagtcggccacgcgcgccggagccgatatggcgctatcttttgtgctctcctggtataacgaggttagcctcgaccagttggagttccggcgcgccgacgtggaggacaagctcccggcggagaacaagactgctcggcttgcccgcgcctgcgccattgccgacttcgtcgacaagtccatcttcatcgcggacccgaatccgccgtctgacgatgaggaggaggaggctgaggATGAGGAGGCGGACGACGTGCTCGAGGATGATCCGGCAGCCGGCTctgctgatgctcctccggctggtcctggtTCAGCCGGTGCTTAG